Proteins encoded by one window of Pseudomonas tructae:
- a CDS encoding ribonucleoside triphosphate reductase, whose product MHSTLIRVGHNRLHKRDGSLVAFDADKIRQALIAAGKATGEYAEAEADGLLDAVLAHLEGYSKLYVEQIQDRVERVLMDAGHFLSLRAYIVYREQHGRLRRDRKTLVEVATSMNEYLNREDWRVQANANQGYSLGGLVLNVSGKVTANYWLDEVYSEAIGRAHREADLHIHDLDMLAGYCAGWSLRSLLHEGLNGVPGRVEAGPPKHLGSALGQMVNFLGTLQNEWAGAQAFSSFDTYLAPYVRKDQLSYEQVRQAIQEFIYNLNVPSRWGTQTPFTNLTFDWVCPQDLREQIPVIDGEEMPFAYGELQAEMDLLNRAYIEVMQAGDAKGRVFTFPIPTYNITHDFAWDSDNAERLFEMTARYGLPYFQNFLNSDMQPNQVRSMCCRLQLDVRELLKRGGGLFGSAEQTGSLGVVTINCARLGHVYKGDVSGLLQRLDALMELAMESLEVKRKVIQHHMDAGLYPYTKRYLGTLRNHFSTIGVNGLHEMLRNFSDDQMGLHTGQGRRFALNLLDHVRATLVRFQEETGHLYNLEATPAEGTTYRFAKEDRKRFPEILQAGCSQAPYYTNSSQLPVGYTDDPFEALELQDELQCKYTGGTVLHLYMAERISSAQACKQLVRRALERFRLPYLTITPTFSICPVHGYLDGEHEFCPKCDEALLLAQQQGSLH is encoded by the coding sequence ATGCACAGCACGCTGATCAGGGTAGGGCATAACCGGTTGCACAAGCGCGATGGCAGCCTGGTGGCCTTTGACGCGGACAAGATCCGCCAGGCATTGATCGCCGCCGGCAAGGCCACTGGCGAGTATGCCGAGGCCGAAGCAGATGGCTTGCTCGACGCCGTGCTCGCCCATCTGGAAGGCTATTCGAAGCTGTACGTCGAGCAGATCCAGGACCGGGTCGAGCGGGTGCTGATGGATGCTGGCCATTTCCTCTCGCTGCGCGCCTACATTGTCTACCGCGAACAGCACGGCCGCCTGCGCCGCGACCGCAAGACCCTGGTCGAGGTCGCGACCTCGATGAACGAATACCTCAATCGCGAGGACTGGCGGGTGCAGGCCAACGCCAACCAGGGCTACTCCCTGGGCGGGCTGGTGCTCAATGTCTCCGGCAAGGTCACCGCCAACTACTGGCTCGACGAGGTCTACAGCGAAGCCATTGGCCGCGCCCACCGCGAGGCCGACCTGCACATTCACGACCTGGACATGCTCGCCGGCTACTGCGCCGGCTGGTCGCTGCGCAGCCTGTTGCACGAGGGCCTAAATGGCGTGCCCGGGCGGGTCGAGGCCGGGCCGCCCAAGCACCTGGGCAGCGCACTGGGGCAGATGGTCAACTTCCTCGGCACCCTGCAGAACGAGTGGGCCGGGGCCCAGGCGTTCAGCTCGTTCGACACCTACCTTGCGCCCTATGTGCGCAAGGACCAGCTGAGCTACGAGCAGGTGCGCCAGGCCATCCAGGAGTTCATCTACAACCTCAACGTGCCGTCGCGCTGGGGCACGCAAACGCCCTTTACCAACCTGACCTTCGACTGGGTTTGCCCGCAAGATTTGCGCGAGCAGATTCCGGTGATCGACGGCGAGGAAATGCCCTTTGCCTACGGCGAGCTGCAGGCCGAGATGGACCTGCTCAACCGTGCCTACATCGAGGTCATGCAGGCCGGCGATGCCAAGGGCCGGGTGTTCACCTTCCCGATCCCGACCTACAACATCACCCACGACTTTGCCTGGGACAGCGATAACGCCGAGCGCCTGTTTGAAATGACCGCCCGCTACGGCCTGCCTTACTTCCAGAACTTCCTCAATTCAGACATGCAGCCCAACCAGGTGCGCTCGATGTGCTGTCGCCTGCAGCTGGATGTGCGCGAGCTGCTCAAGCGCGGCGGCGGCCTGTTCGGTTCGGCCGAGCAGACCGGCTCGCTGGGCGTGGTGACCATCAATTGCGCGCGCCTGGGCCATGTCTACAAAGGTGATGTCAGCGGCCTGCTGCAGCGCCTGGACGCCCTGATGGAACTGGCCATGGAGAGCCTGGAGGTCAAGCGCAAGGTGATCCAGCACCACATGGACGCCGGCCTGTACCCCTACACCAAGCGTTACCTGGGGACCTTGCGCAATCACTTCTCGACCATTGGCGTCAACGGCCTGCACGAGATGCTGCGCAACTTCAGCGACGACCAGATGGGCTTGCACACCGGCCAGGGCCGGCGCTTCGCCTTGAACCTGCTGGACCACGTGCGTGCCACTCTGGTGCGTTTCCAGGAAGAAACCGGCCATTTGTACAACCTTGAAGCCACCCCGGCCGAAGGCACCACCTACCGTTTCGCCAAGGAAGACCGCAAGCGCTTCCCTGAGATCCTCCAGGCCGGTTGCAGCCAGGCGCCGTACTACACCAACTCCTCGCAGTTGCCGGTGGGCTACACCGACGACCCGTTCGAAGCCCTGGAGCTGCAGGACGAGCTGCAATGCAAATACACCGGCGGCACCGTGCTGCACCTGTACATGGCCGAGCGGATCTCTTCGGCCCAGGCCTGCAAGCAATTGGTGCGCCGAGCCCTGGAGCGGTTCCGCCTGCCGTACCTGACGATTACCCCGACTTTTTCGATCTGCCCGGTACACGGCTACCTGGATGGCGAACACGAGTTCTGTCCCAAGTGCGACGAGGCGCTGCTGCTGGCCCAGCAGCAGGGCAGCCTGCACTGA
- the nrdD gene encoding anaerobic ribonucleoside-triphosphate reductase translates to MTAQHTLPVAQRQRCEVWTRVMGYHRPVSAFNPGKQSEHNERQHFNERVATAGHP, encoded by the coding sequence ATGACTGCACAGCACACCCTGCCCGTGGCGCAACGCCAACGGTGCGAAGTCTGGACCCGGGTCATGGGCTATCACCGCCCGGTGTCGGCATTCAACCCCGGCAAACAGTCCGAGCACAACGAGCGACAACACTTCAATGAGCGCGTGGCAACGGCCGGGCACCCATGA
- a CDS encoding anaerobic ribonucleoside-triphosphate reductase activating protein encodes MTPALRVGGMVPLTTLDYPGRLACVLFCQGCAWRCRYCHNPQLIPPRGCAELPWAQVLEFLQRRQGLLDAVVFSGGEPTLQDSLAEAMAQVRAMGFAVGLHSAGIKPQALARVLPGADWVGFDVKALAEDGQTVTGVRGSGQANWRSLDYLLASGVDYECRTTVHWHLIDPPRLITLARRLNALGVKRFVVQLVRTARMLDEQLPSASAQSLLPELWGTLHALFPAFEVRD; translated from the coding sequence ATGACCCCAGCGCTGCGAGTCGGGGGCATGGTGCCCCTGACCACCCTCGATTACCCCGGCAGGCTGGCCTGCGTGCTGTTCTGCCAGGGCTGCGCCTGGCGTTGCCGTTATTGCCACAACCCGCAACTGATCCCGCCCCGGGGCTGCGCTGAGCTGCCCTGGGCGCAGGTGTTGGAGTTTTTGCAACGGCGCCAGGGCCTGCTCGACGCCGTGGTCTTCAGCGGTGGCGAACCGACCCTGCAGGACAGCCTGGCCGAGGCCATGGCCCAGGTCCGGGCCATGGGCTTTGCCGTTGGCCTGCACAGTGCCGGGATCAAGCCCCAGGCCCTGGCCCGGGTGCTGCCCGGCGCCGACTGGGTGGGCTTTGACGTCAAGGCCCTGGCCGAGGACGGCCAAACGGTTACCGGCGTGCGCGGCAGTGGCCAGGCCAACTGGCGCAGCCTCGACTACCTGCTGGCCAGCGGCGTCGACTACGAATGCCGCACCACGGTGCATTGGCACCTGATCGATCCCCCCCGACTCATCACCCTGGCCCGGCGCTTGAATGCGCTCGGGGTCAAACGCTTCGTCGTGCAGTTGGTGCGCACGGCACGCATGCTCGATGAGCAGTTGCCCAGTGCTTCGGCACAAAGCTTGCTGCCCGAGCTGTGGGGCACCCTCCACGCGCTGTTTCCCGCGTTCGAAGTACGCGACTAG